The genomic DNA TGGGCGGCCACGACACCTACATGCACAAGGAGATCTTCGAGCAGGCCGACGCCGTGGACCGCGTGCTCCGCGGCCGCATCGACGACCGCTTCTCCACCGTGCACCTCGGCGGCCTGAACCTGGACGCCCGCGAGGCCCGGCAGATCCGCCGCGTCAAGATCCTCGGCTGCGGCACCTCGTACCACGCCGGCATGATCGGCGCCCAGATGATCGAGGAGCTGGCCCGCATCCCCGCGGACGCCGAGCCGGCCTCCGAATTCCGGTACCGCAACGCGGTGGTCGACCCGGACACGCTCTACATCGCGGTCTCGCAGTCCGGTGAGACGTACGACGTGCTGGCGGCGGTCCAGGAGCTGAAGCGCAAGGGCGCGCGGGTCCTCGGTGTGGTGAACGTCGTCGGCTCGGCGATCGCGCGCGAGGCGGACGGCGGCATGTACGTGCACGCGGGCCCCGAGGTCTGTGTCGTCTCGACCAAGTGCTTCACCAACACCACAGTGGCGTTCGCCCTGTTGGCCCTCCACCTCGGCCGTACCCGCGACCTCTCGGTCCGCGACGGCAAGCGCATCATCGACGGCCTGCGCAAGCTGCCGGCCCAGATCTCCGAGATCCTCGACCGCGAGGACGAGATCCAGAAGCTGGCGGCCGAGTACGCCGAGGCCCGCTCGATGCTCTTCATCGGCCGCGTCCGGGGTTACCCGGTGGCCCGCGAGGCCTCCCTCAAGCTCAAGGAGGTCTCGTACATCCACGCCGAGGCCTACCCCGCCTCGGAGTTGAAGCACGGCCCCCTCGCCCTGATCGAGCCCGCCCTCCCCACGGTCGCGATCGTCCCCGACGACGACCTTCTGGAGAAGAACCGCGCCGCCCTGGAGGAGATCAAGGCCCGCAGCGGCCGCATCCTCGCGGTGGCCCACCAGCACCAGGAAAAGGCCGACCAGACGATCGTCGTCCCGAAGAACGAGGACGAACTGGATCCCATCCTGATGGGGATTCCTCTTCAACTCCTCGCGTATCACACGGCTTTGGCGCTGGGCAGGGACATCGACAAGCCGAGGAACCTCGCCAAGTCAGTCACGGTCGAGTAGCCGCCTTTTGCTTTTAGGGGCGCGGGGCTGTATCGATTTGCGGCTCCGCCGCGTGGGCGCGACAAGCCCCCACCGGGCCCGCAGAGGCCAACGAACGGAGAGGCCCCCCACGTGTGCCTCATACACGTGGGGGGGCCTTTCTGCTGCCGGTCAACTGGTAGCCGTCACGCCCCGACCAGCCGCCCGCCGCGGAAGAACCGTCGGCCA from Streptomyces sp. NBC_01478 includes the following:
- the glmS gene encoding glutamine--fructose-6-phosphate transaminase (isomerizing), translated to MCGIVGYIGKRDVAPLLLEGLQRLEYRGYDSAGIVVTTPKAAGLKMVKAKGRVRDLEAKVPARFKGTTGIAHTRWATHGAPSDVNAHPHLSADSKVAVVHNGIIDNASDLRKKLEADGVEFLSETDTEVLTHLIARSQQEKLEDKVRDALRVIEGTYGIAVLHADFPDRIVVARNGSPVVLGIGEKEMFVASDIAALVTHTRQIVTLDDGEMATLKADDFRTYTTEGTRTTSEPTTVEWEAASYDMGGHDTYMHKEIFEQADAVDRVLRGRIDDRFSTVHLGGLNLDAREARQIRRVKILGCGTSYHAGMIGAQMIEELARIPADAEPASEFRYRNAVVDPDTLYIAVSQSGETYDVLAAVQELKRKGARVLGVVNVVGSAIAREADGGMYVHAGPEVCVVSTKCFTNTTVAFALLALHLGRTRDLSVRDGKRIIDGLRKLPAQISEILDREDEIQKLAAEYAEARSMLFIGRVRGYPVAREASLKLKEVSYIHAEAYPASELKHGPLALIEPALPTVAIVPDDDLLEKNRAALEEIKARSGRILAVAHQHQEKADQTIVVPKNEDELDPILMGIPLQLLAYHTALALGRDIDKPRNLAKSVTVE